One segment of Geminicoccaceae bacterium DNA contains the following:
- a CDS encoding glycoside hydrolase family 9 protein, which produces MTVFTVVALQSHVAHAEFCDPLRLTAQSESDQSRSIRSAISYALVPGVLGLTLETGSFTRRASQRDYQPASDDWIARNGLIRRGGRDFGQIAGRNGDLYLDFACPGNDPLQAFFRDGRADDPKIYHVIDPKDKKVLSQVEISHVWRKTKIVDTARLGRWDFDFILRHELALELSQPLPAGTAFAISIDTPAGRVVAEHVEESAALHASYAGFAPGDPFKAAYFSYWPGQSSNGGLSEVLSLADGTSFQLIDERTGATALEGPIVLDAPVGTPPALNASPVYRLEFSDFTRPGNYRVCIAGACSISFPISDNVWLKPFRTAMLGFFNQRSGMALGPPWTAWKRPRALHPDDGFIARQSGATLMDTSMGLNLKKRNSFEALREEATNVTVPGAWGGWHDAGDWDRRIQHLHAALDLLMLVELRPELASVELGIPESGDGIADIVDEALWSIDFYARLQKPDGGIPGGIESANHPQFGDSSWTERQDLFVYAPDPWSSWLFAAAAGRAARILRDMDEARSQNLAARAGSAFAWAEAHRGSLETRHHAIGDARNLATLELYRLTGKTAYHDLFKAGSSYRTGGPKRWNERQIDAGFIYAKWVKEADPAIAAHAREDIVARADYLLKTKPGGFGQIVDPHRRYGYSYTSTTPADAADVFVYTHALTGDDRYLKAIIAETLFGLGANPDNMSYMTGFGVRSPRAPLVVDMLALADKTPPSGITIFGQYDWTRRGHRAIDTAKPWMTPNYPQEWPIHEMYIGFPSFVPVSEYSIWATLRPVAFVLGYLAGRSP; this is translated from the coding sequence TTGACCGTATTCACGGTTGTCGCCCTCCAAAGCCATGTCGCACATGCCGAATTCTGCGACCCGTTAAGGTTAACGGCGCAATCGGAATCGGACCAGAGCCGATCGATACGCAGCGCCATCTCCTATGCCCTCGTCCCCGGCGTCCTTGGCCTGACCCTGGAAACCGGCAGCTTCACCCGACGGGCCAGCCAACGCGATTACCAGCCCGCGAGTGACGACTGGATCGCAAGGAACGGCCTGATCAGGCGCGGTGGCCGGGATTTCGGTCAGATCGCCGGCAGGAACGGGGATCTCTATCTCGACTTCGCCTGTCCCGGGAATGACCCCTTGCAGGCCTTTTTCAGGGATGGCCGGGCAGATGATCCGAAAATTTATCATGTCATCGATCCGAAAGACAAGAAAGTTCTATCTCAAGTTGAAATTTCCCATGTCTGGCGCAAGACAAAAATCGTGGATACCGCGAGGCTGGGGCGTTGGGATTTCGACTTCATTCTCCGCCACGAACTGGCTCTGGAACTGAGCCAACCCCTGCCTGCGGGTACGGCATTCGCGATTTCCATCGATACGCCGGCCGGCCGGGTTGTTGCCGAACATGTTGAGGAAAGTGCCGCACTGCACGCATCATATGCCGGCTTTGCCCCCGGCGATCCGTTCAAGGCAGCCTATTTTTCCTACTGGCCGGGACAATCATCGAATGGCGGACTTAGCGAAGTTCTATCCCTCGCCGACGGTACATCTTTTCAACTCATTGATGAACGGACTGGGGCAACGGCCCTCGAAGGTCCAATCGTGCTGGATGCACCGGTCGGTACGCCGCCGGCCCTGAACGCCTCCCCGGTTTACAGGCTCGAATTTTCAGACTTCACCCGACCGGGGAACTATCGCGTCTGCATTGCTGGTGCCTGCTCGATATCATTCCCGATAAGCGATAATGTCTGGTTGAAACCCTTTCGAACGGCGATGCTCGGTTTCTTCAACCAGCGCAGTGGCATGGCCCTCGGCCCGCCCTGGACGGCATGGAAGCGGCCGCGAGCACTTCATCCCGATGATGGTTTCATAGCCCGGCAGTCCGGCGCGACGCTGATGGACACGTCGATGGGGCTCAACCTGAAAAAGCGCAACAGCTTCGAAGCCTTGCGCGAAGAAGCCACGAACGTGACCGTTCCGGGCGCATGGGGGGGCTGGCATGATGCGGGCGACTGGGACCGCCGTATCCAGCATCTGCATGCAGCACTGGATCTGCTCATGCTGGTCGAATTGCGCCCCGAACTGGCCTCCGTCGAACTGGGGATTCCCGAGAGTGGCGATGGCATTGCCGATATCGTCGACGAAGCTCTCTGGAGCATCGATTTCTACGCAAGGCTGCAAAAGCCGGATGGAGGAATTCCCGGCGGGATCGAATCCGCCAATCATCCACAATTCGGCGACAGTAGCTGGACTGAACGTCAGGATCTTTTCGTCTATGCACCCGACCCCTGGTCAAGCTGGCTCTTCGCGGCTGCGGCGGGGCGTGCCGCGCGCATCCTCCGGGACATGGACGAAGCCCGCAGCCAGAACCTGGCCGCCCGGGCCGGATCGGCCTTCGCATGGGCCGAAGCGCATCGCGGCTCGCTGGAGACGCGACACCATGCCATCGGCGATGCCCGCAACCTCGCCACACTGGAACTGTACAGGCTGACCGGCAAGACCGCCTATCATGACCTGTTCAAAGCGGGTAGCAGCTACCGGACGGGCGGACCGAAGCGCTGGAACGAGAGGCAGATCGACGCCGGATTCATCTATGCGAAATGGGTGAAGGAAGCCGATCCCGCAATCGCCGCCCATGCGCGCGAGGATATCGTCGCGAGAGCCGATTACCTGCTCAAGACGAAACCCGGCGGATTTGGCCAGATCGTCGATCCTCATCGCAGATACGGTTACAGCTACACATCGACCACACCCGCAGATGCGGCGGATGTCTTCGTTTACACCCATGCCCTCACTGGCGATGATCGCTACCTGAAGGCGATCATCGCAGAGACATTGTTCGGGCTCGGCGCCAATCCCGACAACATGTCCTACATGACCGGATTTGGCGTCCGTTCGCCACGCGCTCCACTGGTGGTCGACATGCTGGCGCTGGCCGACAAGACACCGCCTTCGGGCATCACGATCTTCGGCCAGTATGACTGGACCCGACGCGGCCACCGCGCCATCGACACCGCAAAACCTTGGATGACACCGAACTACCCTCAGGAATGGCCGATCCACGAAATGTATATCGGTTTCCCATCATTCGTACCCGTGAGCGAGTACTCCATTTGGGCCACACTGCGACCGGTCGCCTTCGTGCTTGGCTATCTCGCCGGACGGTCACCATAA